The genomic window ACGTATGTGGCCCCACGGTTTATGGTGACGCCCACTTGGGACACGCACGTCCGGCGATCACGTTCGACTTGCTATTCCGTTACCTTACCCACCTAGGATATAAAGTGCGTTATGTACGTAATATAACGGATGTAGGGCATCTGGAGCACGACGCCGATGATGGGGAGGATAAGATCGCCAAGAAGGCACGGCTAGAACAGTTGGAGCCGATGGAAGTGGTTCAATATTACCTCAATCGTTATCATCAAGCGATGGATGCGCTGAACGTACTTCCTCCCAGCATCGAGCCGCACGCTTCCGGACATATTATCGAACAAATCGAGTTAGTCAAGAAGATTCTGGATAACGGCTACGCTTACGAAAGTCAAGGCTCCGTCTATTTCGACGTAGAGAAATATAATAAAGATCATAAATACGGCATCCTCTCGGGTCGCAATATCGAGGATATGTTGAATACGACCCGCGCGTTGGACGGGCAGGACGAGAAGCATAACGCCATCGACTTCGCCCTTTGGAAATGCGCCCAGCCGGAGCATATCATGCGTTGGCCGTCTCCGTGGAGCGACGGCTTCCCCGGTTGGCACTGCGAATGTACCGCTATGGGCAAGAAATACCTCGGGGAGCATTTCGACATCCACGGAGGTGGCATGGACTTGATCTTCCCGCACCATGAATGCGAGATCGCACAAGCCGTGGCTTCCCAAGGAGATGATATGGTTCATTATTGGATGCACAACAATATGATCACCATCAACGGGCAGAAGATGGGTAAATCATTAGGTAATTTCATCACGCTGGAGCAATTCTTCACGGGTGATCATCCCTCCTTGCAACAAGCGTATTCCGCCATGACCATCCGTTTCTTCATCCTGCAAGCGCATTACCGTAGCACGGTCGATTTCAGCAACGAGGCTTTACAGGCTGCCGAGAAGGGCTTGTCACGCTTGATGGAGGCATACGGACATTTGATGAAGTTGCAGCCGTCCGCTACCTCTACCGTAGACACGAAAGGTCTTCGTGAGAAATGTTTCGAGGCCATGAATGACGATTTGAACTCACCAATCGTGATTTCTCATCTATTCGACGCTACCCGTGCGATCAATTCCGTAAAAGACGGTAAGGCTACTCTGTCCGAGGAAGACTTGAAAGAGTTACAAGAGGTATTCCATTTATTCTTGT from Parabacteroides distasonis ATCC 8503 includes these protein-coding regions:
- the cysS gene encoding cysteine--tRNA ligase; this translates as MEHPLNIYNTLTRKKEQFIPLHEPHVGMYVCGPTVYGDAHLGHARPAITFDLLFRYLTHLGYKVRYVRNITDVGHLEHDADDGEDKIAKKARLEQLEPMEVVQYYLNRYHQAMDALNVLPPSIEPHASGHIIEQIELVKKILDNGYAYESQGSVYFDVEKYNKDHKYGILSGRNIEDMLNTTRALDGQDEKHNAIDFALWKCAQPEHIMRWPSPWSDGFPGWHCECTAMGKKYLGEHFDIHGGGMDLIFPHHECEIAQAVASQGDDMVHYWMHNNMITINGQKMGKSLGNFITLEQFFTGDHPSLQQAYSAMTIRFFILQAHYRSTVDFSNEALQAAEKGLSRLMEAYGHLMKLQPSATSTVDTKGLREKCFEAMNDDLNSPIVISHLFDATRAINSVKDGKATLSEEDLKELQEVFHLFLFDILGMKDEASASGNHYEAFGKAVDLLLSIRQQAKANKDWATSDKIRNELTAMGFEIKDTKDGAEWKLSK